A region from the Peromyscus leucopus breed LL Stock chromosome 9, UCI_PerLeu_2.1, whole genome shotgun sequence genome encodes:
- the Fbxo16 gene encoding F-box only protein 16 isoform X3 — protein MMAFAPPKSTDGPKMQTKMSTWTPLNHQLLNDQVFEERRALLGKWFDKWTDSQRRRILTGLLERCSLSQQKFCCRKLQEKIPAEALDFTTKLPRVLSVYIFSFLDPRSLCRCAQVSWYWKSLAELDQLWMLKCLRFNWYISFSPTPFEQGVWKKHYIQMVRELHVSKPKTPPKDGFIIADVQPVSGSSLEEKPSPSLALRSSSALRKKTNPGEKELPPWRSSDKHPTDIIRFNYLDNCDPEHFWKGRRKRNEVTPDFKRQLRDKKNRLEEKARLRKAQSLMSRRDLWSLCP, from the exons ATGATGGCATTTGCACCTCCAAAAAGCACTGATGGCCCCAAAATGCAGACAAAGATGAGCACCTGGACACCCCTAAACCATCAGCTGCTGAATGACCAG GTGTTTGAAGAACGAAGAGCTCTGCTTGGAAAATGG TTCGACAAATGGACAGACTCTCAAAGGAGAAGAATTCTTACTGGCCTGCTGGAGCGCTGCTCCCTGTCTCAGCAGAAGTTCTGTTGTCGAAAGCTGCAGGAGAAAATCCCCGCAGAGGCCCTGGATTTTACTACCAAGCTCCCCAGGGTGTTATCTGTCTATATCTTTTCCTTCTTGGACCCCCGGAGCCTTTGTCGCTGTGCACAG GTGAGCTGGTACTGGAAGAGCTTGGCCGAGTTGGACCAGCTGTGGATGCTCAAGTGTCTGCGCTTTAACTGGTACATCAGCTTCTCCCCGACGCCATTTGAGCAGGGCGTCTGGAAAAAGCACTACATTCAAATGGTGAGAGAACTTCACGTCAGCAAACCCAAG ACGCCTCCAAAGGATGGATTCATCATTGCCGATGTTCAGCCCGTTTCCGGCAGTTCTCTAGAGGAAAAGCCATCGCCTTCGTTAGCTTTGCGGTCCTCCTCCGCCTTAAGAAAGAAGACTAACCCAGGGGAGAAAGAGCTTCCACCGTGGCGATCATCGGATAAGCATCCCACTGACATCATCCGCTTTAATTATCTAGACAACTGTGACCCTGAGCACTTCTGGAAAGG aagaagaaaaagaaacgaAGTGACCCCAGACTTCAAGCGGCAGTTGCGAGATAAGAAAAACAGGCTTGAGGAGAAAGCCAGGCTCAGGAAAGCACAGTCACTG